One part of the Plasmodium berghei ANKA genome assembly, chromosome: 2 genome encodes these proteins:
- a CDS encoding asparagine-rich antigen, putative, producing the protein MHNLRGKEARYNKNKEDLNGLYHTQNSENHLKANKEKQLHSSSNNYKYIRDNQSNLVDYLSYNNYIFSNFNGNYNSRKAYYNKNLNNRYHKMHYNNENEHDYIGRSKNYNNNNNIFKDEIGYEKFNRRNHQNNSNCYYNNVDNNNEHKTMANELLPPKHKNELDKCQINAKAENELNNKKFKDIDKKNSHQNIVKKGNNRMRKNNFISLVPPQNNDNDWNVENQIIPSENENTFIEKKKKNYGRYKNNCKNSYSYNSNNSKGHVYFNESYNIHENYNYTRYNNNAENDSFSYRNNRVNSGLTKSRNTTSNYNNVPDIIGKNGASKSENIKCDTPSNIKFNGNNNGNFYNTTNNSNDYNLCINGYNNTKNSFDLFIPSKKNSVTYNSKKNMLDGVGANSEICCDKDKSMGFYLNKNNAVCQNKEQNNNVEKNAKNNMTAQEPIWNTSTYQKDKINIQKSGECANEKTNTISKLDETASKEIQANNGNNDGNNSRMNINNSYQYPDANHEENEQHNNGNNSKFVFNKNNYGKKNTSIKYYSNSYIFNYRNNTNTRYSRRKHISYDKNDGIYNANYYYKKLDIDCKIIEAYKDSKHRENCSIELSYIDEKKNKLENNKVDIKLVVENGDTNVLDDNICNSKLKDNEFVINEKKEKISKNQHIESYNSNNNKQKNVNVINEHCEHDNEKEDSIKINNLPHSTKNIECQLENIPKNAPILVNNCLDYSIYNKKNNEEENGNQSNSLINMDDNLCVPILKNNNTSLYNSNRRKNSKFSKNKMDITRVKNISLNTNKKQIEMNHIKNDTLNIPENKYNDNDALFLEKNDDTNNEQGIFTIFSDLGNDYTVFDIKKESTQSTIMICSFDGKSALNKTEDPLIQFGYVENESMNTLFNKSASINNSNVSIDSKQTGCIHNETLDCYKSELPDFKENCVFCKGGKKNTTSYTNKSRCSLAKSGDNFIEMKKKEVICVNEKKRRNRKKRKNILKNVKSITSNNGSKSSKINKALSFPENFQETEMRDNNVGENGICDGKKIIQRQRDMHNRSQSENIYNCKDNYIKNLEVSMTKPHMPNFMQSVNTENFKSILNKYIFNCDSNINDEETLFSCDNTTIGNDESEKIILDKYVHKKIGQTELKISLPHVVTYSSSINNNLPNQKEGLCGYNAKSDKCALNYEYSNKSNIVHVVSTGPHFDNLNKHYEKKYVHNDIHNIINKNISLKKKTNSINHTFYNFNGEFNCDYNIKTQNTFLCIYKERQNTGEQNYKINNKNNINEKDSTHFELAPIFSDEKTKHTVLNMKESPNGIDAKGHEENDQISHRKCSRNRKNDNYESQKCHKNIDLKINCDRNASNSKKVRNNRNNSINFMVGDLNDSHHQKKLNSKKLNISYNEKGDLKNYLAIEGESIGKNKVYINNTDINRVNNVYAENQGNKKNMNVNNNIYLKNNQNNSNTNNLNYYSNIGAEFNTNQYYNKFNNNNVVNSNTNVNKNWEGKHSNHHIGATYFAGEILNTHNFDTHKEISNGINNEGNGIYIPPYGGSGGNNNFCNNYNFNSSNNFGNCDNYTKVSYICNTTPYNYRSYNYSVEGNNNYKNANSRYHEVNKNIYNSNGNANANRKNLNNINRNGDNENSGYFFNNTKYPGINNYESVANTSSFIDNDNYINHNKSNNNGSSTHFNRSSRGNGNSDGLSNPDFVKNCEKNENDMNCIAKSSGKGNSTNYDHENYTKNWNGTFNYRNNYKMKTNYRFDNNYMDIRRKNSPNNMKKNVKKIWNNHKDADESEEKNQVVKKYNIYNSFTNAGSNKDDSNMLSYGHSEMNAFPKHNISINEKKQNNNKDINDNRTVKIFRETKNEIAKHTMVEGYGNGVTIFNTKNNNNENEKISYNKNRYEQNCCNLNGNESNKVKQDFGGNLAKDVVNDMVNKAKDGENNFKERNKKDAKEIINTIKNDNKATETYNRNRKFGGMINNNYKKNLIKKNKLDGENSNNIAINEEDNKLVIHKNSKEDCTNKKVGIYNGNVGSWKCYRNDNVNPNNSSQVSVKKNSKGYALYNKTYFKQNAKKNENVLFNNGSYATSSGKNCSPLSKNNKSNNNNFNFLKKKNNDNVIILDEEKQKVDAGYSASVVDQKKIPNVGTKDNGSYINENTLCNNKLTIYPDKSSKNIINGYANNIEIHSVFYKDSYNRKNSSNKNDSPC; encoded by the coding sequence atgcaTAATCTTAGAGGAAAAGAAGCTaggtataataaaaataaggaGGATTTAAATGGTCTATATCATACCCAGAATTCAGAAAATCATTTGAAAgcaaataaagaaaagcAGCTCCATAGTAGCAGCAAcaattacaaatatattcgAGATAATCAAAGTAATTTAGTCGATTATTTaagttataataattacatATTTAGTAACTTTAATGGGAATTATAACTCACGAAAGgcatattataataaaaatttgaataacAGGTATCATAAAATgcattataataatgaaaatgaacaTGATTATATAGGAAGaagtaaaaattataataacaataataatattttcaaagaTGAAATTGGATATGAAAAATTCAATAGGCGAAACCATCAAAACAATAGCAATTgctattataataatgtagacaataataatgagCACAAAACAATGGCGAATGAATTATTACCCCCCAAACATAAAAACGAGCTTGATAAGTGCCAAATTAATGCTAAAGCtgaaaatgaattaaataataaaaaatttaaagatattgataaaaaaaatagccatcaaaatatagtgaaaaaaggaaataatcGAATGCGTAAAAATAACTTCATTTCATTGGTGCCACCccaaaataatgataatgattGGAATGTAGAAAATCAAATTATTCCAtctgaaaatgaaaatacctttatagaaaaaaaaaaaaaaaattatggccggtataaaaataattgtaaaaatagtTATTCCTATAATTCGAATAATAGCAAAGGTcatgtatattttaatgaGAGCTATAACATTCACGAAAATTATAACTACACAAGATACAATAATAACGCTGAAAATGATTCATTTAGTTACAGAAATAATCGTGTTAATAGTGGGCTTACTAAAAGCAGAAATACTACTTCCAATTATAACAACGTCCCTGATATAATAGGAAAAAATGGTGCTAGTAAAAGTGAAAATATCAAATGTGATACTCCAAGTAATATAAAGTTTAATGGTAACAACAATGGCAACTTTTATAATACtacaaataatagtaacgattataatttatgcattaatggatataataatactaaaaatagttttgatttatttattcccagcaaaaaaaattcagtGACATATAactctaaaaaaaatatgcttGATGGTGTTGGGGCAAATAGTGAAATATGTTGCGATAAAGACAAAAGTATGggtttttatttgaataaaaataatgccGTCTGCCAAAATaaagaacaaaataataatgttgaaaaaaatgcaaaaaataatatgacaGCACAGGAGCCTATTTGGAATACTTCCACTTATCAAAAggacaaaataaatatacaaaaaagtGGAGAATGCGCAAATGAAAAAACTAATACTATTTCGAAATTAGACGAAACTGCATCGAAAGAAATTCAAGCTAATAATGGTAATAATGATGGTAATAATTCCAGGAtgaatattaataatagttATCAATATCCAGATGCAAATCATGAAGAGAATGAACAACataataatggaaataattcaaagtttgtatttaataaaaataattatggaaaaaaaaatacttcaattaaatattatagcaattcatatatttttaattatcgCAATAACACAAACACTAGGTATTCCAGAAGGAAGCATATATCATATGATAAAAACGATGGTATCTATAATgctaattattattataaaaaattagacATTGATTGTAAAATTATAGAAGCATATAAAGATAGTAAACATAGAGAAAATTGTAGCATCGAATTAAGTTAcattgatgaaaaaaaaaacaaattggAAAACAACAAAGTAGATATAAAACTTGTCGTGGAAAATGGTGATACCAATGTTTTGGACGACAATATTTGTaattcaaaattaaaagataatgaatttgtgataaatgaaaaaaaagaaaaaattagtaAAAATCAGCATATCGAATCttataatagtaataataataaacaaaaaaatgtaaacgTAATTAACGAACACTGTGAGCatgataatgaaaaagaagatagtatcaaaataaataaccTTCCCCATTCCACAAAAAACATAGAATGCCAATTAGAAAACATTCCTAAAAATGCTCCAATTTTAGTTAATAATTGCTTGGATTAtagtatttataataagaaaaataatgaagaagaaaatggCAATCAAAGCAATAGTCTCATCAATATGGACGACAATCTTTGTGTGcctattttaaaaaataataatacttcCTTATATAACTCAaatagaagaaaaaattcgaaattttctaaaaataaaatggataTTACGAGagtgaaaaatatttctttgaatacaaataaaaaacaaattgaaatgaatcatataaaaaacgaTACTCTGAACATCcctgaaaataaatacaatgataatgatgctttatttttggaaaaaaatgatgatacTAATAATGAACAAGGtatatttacaattttttcagATCTAGGAAATGATTATACAGTATTTgacataaaaaaagagtCAACTCAAAGTACGATTATGATATGCTCATTTGATGGAAAAAGTGCACTGAATAAAACTGAAGATCCTCTTATTCAATTTGGATATGTTGAAAATGAAAGTATGAACACTTTGTTCAATAAATCTGCCAGTATAAATAATAGCAATGTCAGCATTGATAGTAAACAAACGGGATGCATACACAATGAGACGCTGGACTGCTATAAATCAGAATTGCCAGATTTTAAAGAAAACTGTGTTTTCTGTAAAGGcggtaaaaaaaatactacttcttatacaaataaatccCGTTGTTCTTTAGCTAAATCGGGAGATAATTTTATagaaatgaagaaaaaagaaGTTATTTGTGtaaatgagaaaaaaaggagaaaccgaaaaaaacgaaaaaatattttaaaaaatgtgaaaagTATTACTTCGAACAATGGATCCAAATcaagtaaaataaataaagcaCTTTCTTTTCCAGAAAATTTTCAAGAAACAGAAATGAGAGATAATAATGTTGGAGAAAATGGCATTTGTGAcggtaaaaaaataattcaaaggCAGCGCGACATGCATAATAGGTCCCAATCagaaaacatatataattgtaaagataattatattaaaaatttagaagTATCCATGACCAAGCCTCATATGCCAAATTTTATGCAGTCAGTAAACactgaaaattttaaaagtatattaaataaatatatatttaattgtgACAGcaatataaatgatgaagAAACTTTGTTTTCGTGTGATAATACCACAATTGGCAATGATGAGTccgaaaaaataattctagataaatatgtgcataaaaaaattggcCAAActgaattaaaaataagtttACCACATGTAGTGACTTACTCATCgagtataaataataatttaccAAACCAAAAGGAAGGATTATGTGGTTACAACGCTAAATCAGATAAATGTGCATTAAATTACGAATATTCTAACAAAAGCAATATTGTACATGTTGTAAGTACTGGGCCCCATTTTGATAACCTTAACAAacattatgaaaaaaaatatgtgcaTAATGATATACACAACATTATAAATAAGAATATctctttaaaaaaaaaaacaaattcaATTAATCACACTTTTTACAACTTTAATGGGGAGTTTAATTGcgattataatattaaaacacAAAATACGTTtctttgtatatataaggAAAGACAAAATACTGGggaacaaaattataaaataaacaataaaaataatatcaatGAAAAAGATAGCACGCATTTCGAATTAGCTCCCATTTTTTCGGACGAAAAAACTAAGCATACTGTATTGAATATGAAAGAATCCCCAAATGGCATTGACGCTAAGGGCcatgaagaaaatgatcAAATAAGTCACCGAAAATGCAGCAGAAATCGAAAAAATGATAACTATGAGTCTCAAAAAtgtcataaaaatatcgaCTTAAAAATCAATTGTGATAGAAACGCTAGTAATAGTAAAAAAGTTCGGAATAATAGAAACAATAGCATTAACTTTATGGTAGGGGACTTGAATGATTCTCatcatcaaaaaaaattaaattctAAAAAATTGAACATTAGTTATAACGAAAAGggtgatttaaaaaattatttagcGATAGAAGGCGAGTCTATTGGTAAGAATAAggtttatattaataatacgGATATTAATCGTGTTAATAATGTTTATGCCGAAAATCagggaaataaaaaaaatatgaatgtaaataataatatatatttaaaaaataaccaGAACAATAGTAATACAAATAACTTAAATTATTACAGTAATATAGGTGCCGAGTTTAATACGAATCagtattataataaatttaataataataatgttgTAAATTCGAATACTAATGTAAACAAAAACTGGGAAGGAAAACATTCGAATCATCACATAGGAGCGACATATTTTGCAGGCGAGATATTAAATACTCATAATTTTGATACACATAAAGAAATAAGCAACGGAATTAACAATGAAGGTAatggtatatatataccacCGTATGGTGGGAGTGgtggaaataataatttttgtaacaattataattttaatagtTCAAACAATTTCGGGAACTGTGATAATTACACCAAGgtttcatatatttgtaatacCACACCATACAATTATAGAAGTTACAATTACTCTGTCGAAGGGAACaacaattataaaaatgccAATAGCCGTTATCATGAGGtgaacaaaaatatatacaactCTAATGGTAATGCTAATGCTAATAGAAagaatttaaataatataaaccGAAATGGAGATAACGAAAATAGtggttatttttttaataatacaaaatatcCCGGTATAAATAACTATGAAAGTGTAGCTAATACTTCTTCTTTCATTGACaatgataattatattaatcaTAATAAAAGTAACAACAATGGAAGTAGTACACATTTTAATCGTAGCTCGCGAGGTAATGGAAATTCAGATGGTCTATCAAACCCtgattttgttaaaaactgtgaaaaaaatgaaaatgatatgaATTGTATAGCCAAATCTTCTGGGAAGGGTAATTCTACCAACTATGATCACGAAAATTACACGAAAAACTGGAATGGCACATTCAACTATCGTAACAATTACAAAATGAAGACAAACTATCgttttgataataattatatggaTATACGCCGAAAAAATTCGccaaataatatgaaaaaaaatgtgaaaaaaatatggaataACCACAAAGATGCTGATGAAAGTGAGGAAAAAAATCAGgttgttaaaaaatataatatatataatagttttACAAATGCGGGTAGTAATAAAGATGATTCAAATATGCTTAGTTATGGTCATAGTGAAATGAACGCATTTCCAAAACACAATATTTcgataaatgaaaaaaaacaaaataataataaagatatcAATGATAATCGAACAGTTAAAATTTTTAgggaaacaaaaaatgagaTTGCTAAGCATACTATGGTTGAGGGGTATGGAAATGGAGTGACCATATtcaatacaaaaaataataataatgaaaatgaaaaaataagctataataagaatagatatgaacaaaattgTTGTAATTTGAATGGAAATGAATCGAACAAAGTGAAACAGGACTTTGGGGGCAACTTGGCTAAAGATGTAGTAAACGATATGGTGAACAAAGCAAAAGACGGtgaaaacaattttaaagaaaggaataaaaaagatgctaaagaaattattaatacaataaaaaacgATAATAAAGCTACTGAAACATATAAtagaaatagaaaatttgGGGGtatgataaataataattataaaaaaaatttaataaaaaaaaataaattggaCGGTGAAAATTCTAACAACATAGCAATTAATGAAGAAGACAATAAATTGGtgattcataaaaatagtaaagaAGATtgtacaaataaaaaagtggGAATATATAATGGTAATGTGGGCAGTTGGAAATGTTATAGAAATGATAATGTAAACCCAAATAATTCTTCCCAAGTTagtgtaaaaaaaaatagtaaaggATATgctttatataataaaacatattttaaacaaaatgcaaaaaaaaatgagaatgttttatttaataacgGCTCATATGCTACTTCTAGTGGTAAAAATTGTTCACCcctttcaaaaaataataaaagtaataataataattttaactttttaaaaaagaaaaataatgataatgtaataattttggatgaagaaaaacaaaaagtaGATGCAGGCTATTCAGCCAGTGTTGTCGATCAGAAAAAGATTCCCAATGTTGGAACGAAAGACAATGGGTCCTATATCAATGAAAACACACTTTGTAATAATAAGTTAACGATATACCCCGATAAATCCtcgaaaaatattattaatggTTATGCAAATAATATCGAAATACATAGCGTTTTTTACAAAGATAGTTATAACAGAAAAAACAGTTCCAATAAGAATGATTCCCCATGTTAG
- a CDS encoding cyclase-associated protein, whose amino-acid sequence MASKPSLNFKDNQWEVCNYKNEKIIKLEKVELNNSVNIFNCENTTFTIENHKFKSLQIQNCGKCSIVLNNLISSIEIIDCKKIKIQVLGKCSSISIDKCIGVEIYLSKDNTESEFTTALSSEMNVHFEKNGEWKEITIPEQYQHTLCGGKLNTRVSDLYNY is encoded by the exons ATGGCTAGCAAACCAA GTTTAAATTTCAAAGATAATCAATGGGAAGTGTGCAATtacaaaaatgaaaaaataattaaattagaAAAAGTAGAACTTAACAATTCTgtaaacatatttaattgTGAAAATACAACTTTTACTATTGAAAATCACAAATTTAAATCATTACAAATTCAAAACTGTGGGAAATGTAGtattgttttaaataacttaatttcttcaattgaaataatagattgcaaaaaaattaaaattcaAGTTTTAGGAAAATGCTCATCAATATCTATAGATAAATGTATAGGagttgaaatatatttgtcaAAAGATAATACAGAATCCGAATTCACTACTGCATTGTCTTCTGAAATGAATGttcattttgaaaaaaatggtgAATGGAAAGAAATTACAATCCCAGAACAATATCAGCATACTCTATGTGGGGGTAAATTAAATACAAGGGTTTCGGatttgtataattattaa
- a CDS encoding heptatricopeptide repeat and RAP domain-containing protein, putative, which translates to MRFLKNVISKCEVGNVLNKSNIKQNSKLTKVREICNIAHNGKTNFQIYNKCGMFFQRNVATNILEKKKDFSVEEQMSNDEVIRFFEDNKNMNIDKLYNLIKNISRQKIDERRKIVENEKFFNILEEIENRISIMNTRYLCNFSLRLVSISINNDEIKKLLTKISENLLKKMNVSPRDLVGTCYALSLCNNMNEYFFEHIKKETIANIDAYTPTLLTQLLESMRLSQNLDIELTNLIVEKMCEEIDRFTTKDVTLALKTLSMAGIPRGFLIRRLCNLVFDNISHFHYSALVNIIYNLTKLKFTTTNHIDVIYKNVEEHLYNCNVNTLSELLYTFYMNEINEENKIKKIFENMNYNNFNTAKTAVIIDFIHAATYYNSYIEKEKLLNLIDILFKRNVPKSLTLIAKIREPIYFLSEDSTFKYDINNISPSWLNAMNDFLRIDHEKLQALKTFHEVQNVLNSVAPNFKLNFVPLQITNSYSVDFIENEKKIIIDLDTIVRHTSFQIKHKYFENLGYKTAKIHFWKWRKCRSEKEQQNYLSDILYSVTDQKKNVEDTDEN; encoded by the coding sequence atgaggtttttaaaaaatgttataagCAAATGTGAAGTCGGAAATGTGTTGAATAAGagtaatataaaacaaaattcgAAATTAACCAAAGTAAGGGAAATATGTAACATAGCACATAATGGTAAAACAAACTTTCAAATTTACAACAAATGTGGTATGTTTTTTCAACGAAATGTAGCTACtaatattttagaaaaaaaaaaagatttTTCTGTAGAAGAACAAATGTCAAATGATGAAGTAATTCGATTTTTTGAagacaataaaaatatgaatatagataaattatataatttaattaaaaatataagtagACAAAAAATTGATGAACGAAGGAAAATTgtagaaaatgaaaaattttttaatattcttgaagaaatagaaaatcGTATTAGCATTATGAATACTAGatatttatgtaatttTTCATTGCGATTAGTTAGTATATCcataaataatgatgaaataaaaaaattattaacaaaaattagtgaaaatttattaaaaaaaatgaatgtaAGTCCTCGTGATTTAGTTGGAACATGCTATGCTTTAAGtttatgtaataatatgaatgaatatttttttgaacacattaaaaaagaaactaTTGCTAATATAGATGCTTACACCCCTACATTATTAACACAATTGTTAGAAAGTATGAGGCTATCTCAAAATTTAGATATTGAACTAACTAATTTAATAGTAGAAAAAATGTGTGAAGAAATTGACCGATTTACTACTAAAGATGTAACCTTAGCCTTAAAAACATTATCTATGGCTGGAATTCCACGTGGGTTTTTAATTCGTCGTTTGTGCAATCTtgtttttgataatatatctcattttcattattccGCATTagttaatattatatataatttaactaaattaaaatttacaaCAACAAATCATATAgatgtaatatataaaaatgtcgaagaacatttatataattgtaatGTCAATACATTATCTGAATTATTATAcacattttatatgaatgaaataaatgaagaaaataaaataaaaaaaatttttgaaaatatgaattataataattttaatacaGCAAAAACTGCAGTTATCATTGATTTTATACATGCAGCAACTTATTATAACAGttatatagaaaaagaaaaactCTTAAATTTAATcgatatattatttaaaagaaatgtTCCAAAATCCTTAACTTTAATTGCAAAAATAAGAGAacctatatattttctatcaGAAGATTCAACGTTTAAATACgacataaataatatatctcCATCTTGGTTAAACGCAATGAATGATTTTTTAAGAATAGATCATGAAAAACTACAAGCTCTTAAAACTTTTCATGAAGTacaaaatgttttaaattCTGTTGCtccaaattttaaattaaattttgttcCCCTACAAATTACTAATTCATATTCTGTCGATTTTAtcgaaaatgaaaaaaaaataattatagaTCTCGATACAATTGTAAGGCACACATCTTTTCAAATTAAAcacaaatattttgaaaactTAGGATATAAAACAGCCAAGATACATTTCTGGAAATGGAGAAAATGCAGATCAGAAAAAGAACAGCAAAACTATTTGTctgatattttatattctgTTACAGAtcaaaagaaaaatgttGAAGATACAGATGAAAATTAG